DNA from Bradyrhizobium japonicum USDA 6:
ATCCCGCAGACGTGCAAATGCGGGCGAGAATGTCGCCACCCGAGGGCAAGGTCCGGGTTCTTGGCTTTGACGCGGCCGGCGTGGTCAACGCCATCGGCTCGAATGTCACGCTGTTCAAGCCGGGAGACGAGGTCTTCTATGCGGGTGCAATGGATCGACCGGGCACGAACAGCGAGCTTCATCTGGTCGACGAGCGCGTTGTCGGCAGTAAGCCGAAAACCCTGAGCTTCAGTGAGGCGGCCGCGCTTCCGCTCACCTCGATTGCCGCATGGGAGCTGCTGTTCGAGCGCCTTGCCATTCCGTATGGGGTGAAGACGCAGTCCGGCGCGCTGCTGATCATCAATGGCGCGGGCGGTGTCGGCTCGATCCTGACGCAACTGGCGCGGCGGCTGACGGGGCTGACCGTGATCGCCACCGCGTCCAGACCGGAAACAGAGGCCTGGTGCAGCAGGATGGGCGCTCATCACGTCATCAACCACCATCGTCCTCTGGACCAGGGATTGAAGGAAATCGGCATCGGAGAGGTCAGATATGTTGCAGGTCTCACGGCGACCGACAGGCACTTGCCGGAGATCGCGGAAGCCATCGCGCCGCACGGCCGGCTGGCGCTGATCGACGATCCCCGCGCCTTCGATATTGTCGGCCTCAAGCGCAAGAGCGTCTCGGTACACTGGGAGCTGATGTTCACACCCACGCTGTACCGGACACCTGACATGGTCATGCAGCACCATCTGCTCAACGAAGTCGCGGCTCTTGTCGATGCCGGGTTACTGCGTACGACCCTGACGGAGGATGCGGGCCTCATCAACGCATTCAACCTCAAGCGCGTGCACGCGCAGGTCGAAAGCGGCCGGAGCATCGGCAAGACCGTCCTGTCGGGATTTTGACGTCATGCTTCGGCCAGAGCCGGTCGCAATCATCCATTAACTCGGGAAACACCAATGAAGCTCAACTTGACGGCT
Protein-coding regions in this window:
- a CDS encoding zinc-binding alcohol dehydrogenase family protein, with translation MKAVGYRVAGPLSAGDALVDLELPAAEPGPHDLRVAIRAVSVNPADVQMRARMSPPEGKVRVLGFDAAGVVNAIGSNVTLFKPGDEVFYAGAMDRPGTNSELHLVDERVVGSKPKTLSFSEAAALPLTSIAAWELLFERLAIPYGVKTQSGALLIINGAGGVGSILTQLARRLTGLTVIATASRPETEAWCSRMGAHHVINHHRPLDQGLKEIGIGEVRYVAGLTATDRHLPEIAEAIAPHGRLALIDDPRAFDIVGLKRKSVSVHWELMFTPTLYRTPDMVMQHHLLNEVAALVDAGLLRTTLTEDAGLINAFNLKRVHAQVESGRSIGKTVLSGF